acaaaaaacaaccagaattgacagaaaaccgaactgtatggaagtccgacaaccaaggagttagaggagaaacattcatccagaccagtaggaggggcggagtcaggcagccaggcagagaggactctcagcaaggcggccgctggaggaccagggcgggcaaggtggcggctggccGGCAAGGAGGTGCATggaagacccagcaaggcagtggattgtggattgggcagtcccacattcgatTGTAcataaaatgggaggaacaactggggagcaagacagatcactcaacccagggttccagcgtaggaaaataaagcctcaaaactctgactgaaaacacctgtgggggttgaggcagcaggagaaactcccagcctcacaggagagttcattggagagacccacaggatcctagaatgtacacaagctcacccacacaggaatcagcaccagatgggcccaatttgcttgtgggtagtgagggaagtgactgaaaaccggcagagagagaggagcaagcactattgttccctctcagacccctcccccccacacagccTCACAACGCAACCAcatggattgccctgccctggtgaacacctaaggctgcaCCCCTCACTATCTAACAGGCAtacccagaccaaaaaaaaaaaaattggcccaaacagaagaacagatcaaagctccagagcaaatacaattgagcaatgaagagatagccaatctatcagatgcacagttcaaaacactggtaatcaggaggctcacagaattggttgaatatggtcacaaattagacgaaaaaaatgaaggctatgctaagtgaactaaaggaaaatgtacagggaaccaatagtgatgggaaggaaactgggactcaaatcaacggtgtggaccggaaggaacattcaaccagaacaaaatggagagacaagaattcaaaaaaatgagagactcaggaacctccaggacatctataaatgttccaacatctgaattataggggtaccagaaggagaagaggaagaggaagaaattgaaaacttatctgaacaaataatgaagaacttcccctttcctttgcctccagcaaaggaaacagacttccaggaagtccaggaagctcagagagtcccaaacaagttggacccaaggaggaacacaccaacccacatcataattacattagccaagattaaagagatggagagaatcttaaaagcagcaagagaaaaggagacagttacctacaaaggagtgcccataatactgtcagctgatttctcaaaagagaccttacaggcaagaaggggctaaaaagaagtattccaggtcatgaaaggcaaggacctacatccaagattacgctattcagcaaagctttcatttagaatggaagggcagatgaagtgcttccatataaggtcaagttaaagcagttcatcaccaccaaacccttattatatgaaatgttaaaggaacttatctaagaaaaagaagatcaaaaatatgaacagtaaaatgacaacaaactcacagtcaTTAACAAGCgatcctaaaacaaaaacaaaataagcagacaactagaacaggaacagaaccacagaaataaagattacatggagggttattagcaggggagggggagagaggaggaaaaggaataagtagcataaatggtaggtaaaaaatagacaggcggtggttaagaatagtatgggaaatgtagaagccaaagaacatatatgtatgacccatggacatgcactaaaggaggaaatgtgggtgggagtgtgcagggtggaggggaataaagtggagaaaatggtgtaatagcataatcaataaaatacatgtaaaaaaaacaaagagctcTGGGTGTTGTATTAGAGCCCTTTCAAAAAATCCCCAGCAAACACTCTAAGGTACATACATTACTTTTACAGGGAAGTGTGACTGTGTTTATGAAATTGGAAAAATTTGATAGCAGCTGTTCAGCTCCCCAGTCTCCTCTTAGACTCTGAAAGGTGCAATAAGCCTCTTGAACATGATAGAAAAGTGCCTGGGAACCTGCACCTCCAGATCTCACCACCCCCAGGAGCTAGAGCAACCACACTAGTAAAACACAGCTCCCAGGCCCCTGGAGTCCTTAGTTAAGGGCCAGTGTTATCCTACCCTGAAATGCCTGCACTTGCACAACTCCTAAGAAGACCCCAAACACCATCTGGAAGGTCAGATTAGATTATTATGGTTCTCAGATGCCACTTTAATCACATTTTGCGCTACACAGTGATGGGAGGTGAACGATGGTGATGTTCGGGCAAATTCACCTGCCTAGAGGAGAGGAGCCTGGGCCACCAAGAACAGTAATGTGCTCTCCTTCCCAAGGGAACCCCCTCCCTGAGCTGGCAGGACAGGGTTTCAGAAAGAGCGAGCACAAAAAGATAGGACAAACGAGTGAAGGGAGCCAGGTAGATATCTGAATTCTTCCCATGCAAACGGGAACTAGACGTGTGGTGTCTCTCCTAAGGCAACACCCCAATCCCATGCACTTCTGCTTGAAGCCAAACTGCCTCcctgcagagacaggcagccaatGTTCATTTCGTAACACTACTTCCAGCAGTGCGCCCAgaagcccaggagcccaggcagTTGTGGCCAGCATACAACAGATGCAGCCTGTAGGCCAGACCCCTGCAGGGCCTTCCTCTTCACCTGGCCCTTCAGCTGCCAGTGTGTCTTCCTGACCACAGAACAGCAGCCAGTTCGTGTGTGGCTGGGTGGTGCCAAAGGGGCCAGAATAAGCAACAAAGCAAATCAGATGTGGGTTCTGGAGCTGAGTCAACATGGTGGCAGGACCAGTCACAGCCTACAGAAGGACCTATATGGCCCCGTGTCTTCTATCAATTCTTCTCCGGGCGGTTTCTGTTTAGGACTGCTTTAGGGGCAAATTCGAGCTTGTCCTTAAGGCTCACCACCTGGGTGTGGTCCTTGCCTAGCAGCTCGTCCAACTTGCGCTCCTCCCGACGCTCTGAGatgctcttctcctcctccacagGCTGGGGATCCTTTCCCCTGATGAACCATTCCAGGTGGTAGCCCACAGCCCCAACCACGAAGGCCACAGGAAATGTGACATAGGGAGCATAAGTGCGCACCACGGTCCAAAGCACAGGCCACATGACATCTGCAGAAGAGCACAAGGCAGCATTAGGGAGATACCAGCACCCCTTCCTCACCACATGGACCACCTGCCAGGGCTCCCCACTTACCAGGCAGCCTGGCACAATTTACTGAGCACACATCCCATACAGAGTAATGCAAGAGGATACCTTGCTTTAAGCAAGAGTTAGATCCCTAAAACAATCtagaaaatttcaaaagattCAATTGTTAGAGAAGAGGAGAAGACTCTCCATTTTACCTGCATGTACAATACTTTTTGACAATTATGCAACCACGTATGGCCTAGAGGTCCCCTCATAGGGGACCTCTAGGTCTTACCTAATAAAGCTTCATGCCTGTTCTTGACCCCACACCTTCCCTCCACAGTTTGCCAACTTTTCAAGAATGGGAAAGAAGCCTTTCTCTCACATCTGCCTCCTGAGGTAGACGGCATTATCAGaggattaagtaacttgcctgagtcTCGACTATAAGACCATCCTGTTTGTGCTCCTGTAGATATTTCTGCATCCATTCCTCCATCCCACCTGCTACCTCTGGTCTCAAGTGAACAATCAAAACCTCACCAAAGTTAGGAtgactctctccctttctctctttgggTCTAATTCTCTTTGGAGGAATCCCAGCATTCTGTGGGCCTATGCCTATAATGGGCCATCAGCAGAGAAAAAAACTGCAGCAGCTCCAAGATTCCcctctgggtcctctgtcttGGCACCAAGCACCTGGCCAGACAATTCACACCCCAGTCACCAGCTGATCCTCACAACACCTCTATGAGGTATGAGCCAGACTTCTGTCTAAGGCCACAAAGGCTCTGGGACATGATGGTAATGTGCCCAAAATCACTACAAATAGTACAGCCACTGATTTTGAACCCAGGCCCTCTGACTTCAAACCCTATGTTCTTTCCAGTGGAAAGAACGCACTGCCAAAAGGTGTATGGTTTCTGCGCAAATCCTGAATTTGGCGAGAGCTTCTACGGCTTTTTTCCCCATTAGCTTGGCATTTCACTTCCTAGGAGAGCTCCCTTTTCTGCAAACTCTAAGGTTACACTCAGAGATTTGTGCAATTATAAAATGTAGAAGTTGTTAAAAGAGGTACCACCGAAGAACCTCAAACCTAACACTTCTCCATCCTCCTCCCACCTTTTGAGCAAGTTCTAAGTAAACACTTTCCCTAAACAGCAACTCTCCATTCAGATTTCCAATTTTCCTTAAAACACTATCAAAGTCCACAACTATTACCTATCACATGTAGCACAAGGTCTCTCTGCCCTCCTACTCACATTCTAGTCATTTACAAGTAAgtcaattaattcatttatttaacacaacTCCCTCTGTGTCATGCAATGTGCTGGCCCACCCTACTTGTCTGCATTCCTCAAAATATGTTAAGCTCCAAGAGGGTAAGGATGAGTCTGCGGACCACTGTGTCCCATCCattcccccatccctcccacctgGCCTAGCATGAAATGCTCCAAAAGATGTGTTGAATGAAAGAAGGGCAGTTCAAGCAACACACTAATGTAATACCACAGCAGTCATCCACCCACCCGCCTTCAAAAGGTAGCAGGGACACAGCAGGGGCTTTTGCTGATTACAAGAAGCTAGATGCTCTAACAAGTCATCTCCAGGGTAGTgacattaaaaaggcaaaagtgtCTCGTAAATACTGTGACGCCTATTTCCAGCCGAGCTTACAGGGAGCCTGAGCACCCGGTAAAGGTCAACTGGGCTGCCGGCAAACCTGCCTTGTTCCGGGGTCCCGGAGGCCCAATGAGACTCAAATCCGCAGTCTGAGATTTGAGAATTGCCAATAAAGGCAGAGGTGACCTAAAAGGGCAGAAGATTGATACCGACAGTCACTCTAGCCCGGGTTCAGGGAAGCGAGCACAAGTGAGGTTAGGGTCCAAGTGTCTGTTCGTCTCCCTCCGCCGggctccctgtccccagcccctatCCCACCACGGTCATGGCCTTGTCGGCAGCGTCCTTCCTCACACACGTGCCTGAGGCCTAGAAGCCCTGGCCACAGAAGGCCAGCTGGGCGGCCAGACTCGACCCGCGAGCCTCGGTAAGAGTGGGAGCCGTCAGGCCAGTAACTCAGAGGTCAAGGCCAGCAGCCACGGCCAGGACAACGGGCGGCCGGGGCAGCCGCCCTGGAGAAGGGAACTGTTGGCTGAGACCGCGTGCTCACCTGAGCCGCAGCCGCACTCTACCGGCCAGCCCCCGCCCTCTGTCTGCTGGCCAGGAACACCTTTGTCGCCCTTCCCAGTGGCCCACGGGGCCTCGCCCGGGACCCCGCCCACCAAACGCCGGCTCTATCAGAGCGCCGGGATTGGCTGAACTCCTGTCCGAGGACTGAGCAAGCTAGGCGCCCACAACAGACTCCCGCTGCCCTGAGTTGGACATACGCCCCCTGGGGGTTAGGAGGTTTATCAGTGACTAATCACGTGCTTTTCCAGTGAAGAAAGTAAAAggtcatccattcatttattcaactgaTGTTCACTAGGCGTCTTCTAAGACCTAGGTccgaacatacacacacacacacacacacacacgcatgaaCCCTGACCTCAAGTAGCTCTCAGTAGCAGAATATAGTGCTTAAGAACTCTTCGGATCTGGGATAGCTTTCTAACTGTGACCTTGGGAACAGTATTAATGTTTTAGCCTCCTTTCCCTCTTATAAAGGTAATAACACCTATTTCACAGGATGTTGTGAGAGTTAGATAAGATTATTGCATGTAAAGTGCTATACCAGGTATAGagcaagcagaaaaataaatgatactatTGTTAGTCTACAAATAATAGAAATAGTACAGTAGTACAGTGAAACCTAAGTTTTACCTGACCCTTCAAGTACAAGTATTCCctccttctgtgtctgtgtggCTCCCTGTTCAGACATCTATGTTGTTgcatacagaaaaacaaacaaacaaacaaacaccaaagCTCAGGCTCCATAATGCTCCCACCTAGCCCTGCCTTTCCACTCTTATTCCATTAGTCTCCACCAGGAATATTTACCTATCATTAGTAACACACACTAAATCCTCCTATTCCTCCATGCAGACCAAATCATTCACATCTCTGTCCCtttatttatgctttttcatCCACCTAGAGTGCCCTTCCCACCCTTCTTTACCAAGTATCTCTGGCTCATTTTTCAAGCTTTAGGAATACCACTGTAGAAGTCTCCTGAACTGCATTATTACCCTTCCTCTGTAATCTCAAAGAGCTCAATGCTAAGCTCTGGccatggaaatggaaagaaaggaacagTCTAAAGAAATATTCAGGAAACTGTCATTAGCAGAACTTGTTCACCAACTGAACAggtagagaggagaagggaacagaatTACCTAGAATAACCAGCATTCAGTCAACCAGTTAACATGTGTTAggcatcacagggatgcaaaaaATGACTGGGGCCATCCCTGCTCTCAATTCTATGACTGACAGGCAAGCAGACTGGTCTTCAAAATGTCAATACAGTGTGAGAAGTGTATCAACAGAAGTATGCACGTGTGGCACAGGAGTCCAGAAAGGATTAGGGAAGGCTCCACAGAGGAACCTGCCCTTGAGCTAAGTACCTAGTGATAGCTAGCAGTCCCATCAGGCTGAAATGAGTGGGGCTCAAGACTTAGGAATCAGATagacatgggttcaaatcctggctctgctgcctgAGAATCTCAGGCAagctatttatgttttttaaaagacaataatagccctggctggcgtagctcagtggattgagtgtcggcctaccaaccaaagggttgccagttggattctcagtcagggcacatgcctggattgcaagccatgtccccagtagggggtgcatgggaggcagccacacataatgtttctctccctctctatctttcttcccctctctctaaaaataaataaataaattctttaaaaaataaaaagacagccctggctggcgtagctcagtggattgagctcaggctgggaaccaaagtgtcccaggttcgattcccagccagggtacatgcctaggttgcaggccagaacccccacaactgcacattgatgtttctctctctctccctcccttccctctctaaaaataaataaataaaatctttaaaaaatataaaaataaaaagacaataggAGCACCCACTCTCTGGGGTTGTTCTGAGTACTAAGTCACCTATTGTGTATAAAGTACTTGGTGTGGTACTCAGCATCTCCTAAAGGCTCAGTAAATAGTCACTGGTATGTTCAGTATACTGTAAATTTACTTCTCCTTCTGTAATATCCTATGCCCATTTATGGCACTATTTAGTCACTAGGCCAAAAACCTAAGCGACATCTTCAAGGTCTCTTCATCTTTGCATTATTCCCAAGATCCAGTTTATGCATAGCACCTATGCCTCCTGAATGTCTCTCAAATTAATCATCATCATCTCTTATCTGAACCACCTTAGCAACTACCTCAGTGGTCTCCCTTCCATTTCCCCTTTTAGTGCATTTCCATTCTGTTGGCCAAAAGACCtttcaaaaacttaaaatttaaatgacaccTCCAGGCTTAACCCTCCTCCCAACCATGGGTCCTTTTCCGTCACATCTCCTCCCCTGTTCTCTTCAGTCTTTGCTCTTCCCGTTGTTTGCCCAAGCTGGTCCTTTTTCCTTCAGTAAAtgtcctcccctctctttcttcattaCAAAACTCAGTTCAAAAGGCCCCTCTGACAGAAAGTTTTCCAGACTTCCTGGATGCTCCCCAGTCTCTTCAGCCCCTCTGGGAGATCAGGCCTCCCTTTATACTGTACCTTTCTGTTTCTGTGCCTGGCTACAGCCGGACTAAGAGGAACTCAAGCATAGGAAATGGATCTAATCCTTCACTTATCCAGCACAACTACCCAGGCCACAGTACCCAAAGGAGGCTACCCCCATCAGCCCCACATGTGGAGATTTCAGAAAGCGTATCTGTAGAAGGCTGCCCACACTGTTGCAGATGCTGACCTGTTTCACCCTGTCCACTcccatatatatatttcaaggtCCTGGGAAAGCTGGGACAGTTTCTGGGAAAAGACATAGACCCATAAAATAACCATATAATGTAGATGGTTAAACTCAGACTCAGCCACTTCCCAGGTTTGTGATTTGGGGTAAGTTGTTtagcctctccaagcctcagttttctaatctgtaaaatggtggtGAAAACAATACCTGCTTCATAGCATTGTTAAGGATTATCTAGTTCAAAACTCACCgatgggacttccggccaagatggaggtgtagttagacacactgtgcctcttcccacaaccgaaaaaaggacaacaaaaaatttaaaaacaaaaaacaaccagaaccaacagaaaatcgaactgtatggaattccaacaaccaaggagttaaaggagaaacattcatccagactggtaagaggggtagagatgggcagcctggcagAGCAGAAGACTCTCAGCAAGTCAGCGGATTGCAGACTGCACAGTCCCACCTTCAtgtgtagataaactgggaggaacaactggggagtgagacagaccacgctacccagggttccagctcggggaaataaagcttcaaaattctgattgaaaacacctgtgggggttgaagtgccagcaggagaaactcccagcctcacaggagagctcattggagagatccacagggtactagaatgtacacaagctcatccacctgggaatcagcaccagatgaGCCCAATTCAtctgtgggtagtgggggaagtgactgaaatctggcagagagagggaggagcaagcaccattgttccctcagacccctccccccacacagcatcacaacgcaACCACaagggttgccccgccctggtgaacacctaaggctccacccctcgcTATCTAACAGGCGCACCCagatccccccccaaaaaattggtccaaatgaaagaacagatcaaagttccagagcAAACAcaactgagcaatgaagagatagccaatctatcagatgctcagttcaaaacactggtaatcaggatgctcacagaattggttgaatatggtcacaaattagatgaaaaaaatgaaggctatgctaagtgaaataagggaaaatgtacagggaaccaatagtgacgggaaggaaactgggactcagatcaacggtgtggaccagaaggaagaaagaaacattcaactagagcagaatgaagagacaggaattcaaaaaaaaaaaaaatgaggagaggctcaggaacctccaggacatctataaatgttccaacatccaaattataagggtaccagaaggagaagaggaagagcaagaaattgaaaacttatctgaacaaataatgaaggagaacttccccgctc
This Phyllostomus discolor isolate MPI-MPIP mPhyDis1 chromosome 5, mPhyDis1.pri.v3, whole genome shotgun sequence DNA region includes the following protein-coding sequences:
- the SMIM12 gene encoding small integral membrane protein 12, producing MWPVLWTVVRTYAPYVTFPVAFVVGAVGYHLEWFIRGKDPQPVEEEKSISERREERKLDELLGKDHTQVVSLKDKLEFAPKAVLNRNRPEKN